The sequence cctaacgaacgagtggagaacagagagctagagggagagagagacccaacgaacgagtggagaacagagagagctagaggagagagaaagagacctaacgaacgagtggagaacagagagctagagggagagagagacctaacgaacgagtggagaacagagagctagagggagagagagacctaacgaacgagtggagaacagagagctagagggagagagaaagagacctaacgaacgagtggagaacagagagctagagggagagaaagagacctaacgaacgagtggagaacagagagctagagggagagagaaagagacctaacgaacgagtggagaacagagagctagagggagagagagagacctaacgaacgagtggagaacagagagctagagggagagagagacctaacgaacgagtggagaacagagagctagagggagagaaaagagacccAACGAacgaggggagaacagagagctagagggagagagagacctatgaggggaaggcaggagagagagggcctagcgacgagtggagaacagagagccagagggagagaggagacctaACGagcgagtggagaacagagagctagagggagagagagacctaacgaacgagtggagaacaagagagctagagggagagagaaagagacctaacgaacgagtggagaacagagagctagagggagagagagactcttaacgaacgagtggagaaacagagccagagggagagagaaagagacctaatcaacgaggagaacagagagctagagggagaaagagacctaacgaacgagtggagaacagagagctagagggaggagaaagagacctaacgaacgagtggagaacagagagctagagggagagagagacctaacgaacgagtggagaacagagagctagagggagagagagacctaacgaacgagtggagaacagagagctagagggagagagaaagagacctaacgaacgagtggagaacagagagctagagggagagagaaagagacccaaCGAAATGGAGaacagagagccagagggagagagagacctaacgaacgagtggagaacagagagctagagggagagaaagagacctaacgaacgagtggagaacagagagctagaggagagagaaagagacccaacgaacgagtggagaacagagagctgggaggagagagaaagagacctaacgaacgagtggagaacagagagctagaggagggagagagacctaacgaacgagtggagaaacagagagctagaggggagagaaagagacctaacgaacgagtggagaacagagagctagagggagagagaaagagacctaacgaacgagtggagaacagagagctagagggagagagagacccaacGAACGAGTGGGACAACAGAGagtttagagggagagagaaagagacctaactaacgagtggagaacagagagctagagggagaaagagacctaacgaacgagtggagaacagaacagagagccagagggagagagaaagagacctaacgaacgagtggagaacagagagctagagggagagagaaagagaccgaacgaacgagtggagaacagagagctagagggagagagaaagagacctaacgaacgagtggagaacagagagctagagggagagagaaagagacctaacgaacgagtggagaacagagagctagagggagagagatgttgaAGGGCTACCTCTTTAGTGGGGTCACTAGCCAGTGCGTGGGCCAGATGTGCGCTGAAGGTGCTCTTCCCTACTCCTCCTTTCCCTGACAGGACCAAGATCTTATGTTTCACTGTTAACATCTTCTCTGCTATCTCCTCTAtagctgcagggagggagagacagggagggagagacagggagggagagagagagggagggagggagggggagaatgagagggtcgggaagggagagggagtgagtgagtgatggataaagagagagagagtgagtgagtaaggggggggggggtcggggagagtgagtgagggataTAGGCATTAAACACACATTGAAAACAAGTAATTGCAGACTAATCAGCAGTGCAGTTATTCACCAGATCAAGatcaggacagaacagagagactgagtctttacctgggtctggtgctttagtggctccagaggaacagagacagagagactggagtctttacctgggtctggtgctttagtggctccagaggaacagagacagagagactgagtctttacctgggtctggtgctttagtggctccagaggaacagagacagagagactgagtctttacctgggtctggtgctttagtggctccagaggaacagagacagagagactgagtctttacctgggcctggtgctttagtggctccagaggaacagagacagagagactgagtctttacctgggtctggtgctttagtggctccagaggaacagagacagagagactgagtctttacctgggtctggtgctttagtggctccagaggaacagagacagagagactgagtctttacctgggtcgggtgctttagtggctccagaggaacagagacagagagactgagtctttacctgggtccggtgctttagtggctccagaggaacagagacagagagactgagtctttacctgggtccggtgctttagtggctccagaggaacagagacagagagactgagtctttacctgggttctggtgctttagtggctccagaggaacagagacagagagactgagtctttacctgggtctggtgctttagtggctccagaggaacagagacagagagactgagtctttacctgggtctggtgctttagtggctccagaggaacagagacagagagactgagtctttacctgggtctggtgctttagtggctccagaggaacagagacagagagactgagtctttacctgggtctggtgctttagtggctccagaggaacagagacagagagactgagtctttacctgggtctggtgctttagtggctccagaggaacagagacagagagactgagtctttacctgggtctggtgctttagtggctccagaggaacagagacagagagactgagtctttacctgggtctggtgctttagtggctccagaggaacagagacagagagactgagtctttacctgggtctggtgctttagtggctccagaggaacagagacagagagactgagtctttacctgggtctggtgctttagtggctccagaggaacagagacagagagactgagtctttacctgggtctggtgctttagtggctccagaggaacagagacagagagactgagtctttacctgggtctggtgctttagtggctccagaggaacagagacagagagactgagtctttacctgggtctggtgctttagtggctccagaggaacagagacagagagactgagtctttacctgggtctggtgctttagtggctccagaggaacagagacagagagactgagtctttacctgggtctggtgctttagtggctccagaggaacagaggTTCTGGTTGGGACAACCCTGACATGCTGACGTCTTCCCTGCCTGCTCACTGGCCGTCCCGGGGCAGTCTGACAACCAATCAGGTCAATACATCAAAAACAACCACCATGACCAACCAATCAGATAATAGTGATAATGAATATGTAGGAAACGCTTGTTTCTTTGTCCAGTAATCTGCATGTGACTGAATGAGTTCAAACGCAGATCCATTGATCAAAGATATTATAGTTTATTGGACAAACCCTGTCTATGTTTTTCAACGCAGATCCATTGATCAAAGATATTATAGTTTATTGGACAAACCCTGTCTATGTTTTTCAACGCAGATCCATTGATCAAAGATATTATAGTTTATTGGACAAACCCTGTCTATGTTTTTCAACGCAGATCCATTGATCAAAGATATTATAGTTTATTGACAAACCCTGTCTATAGTTTTCAACGCAGATCCATTGATCAAAGATATTATAGTTTATTGACAAACTCCTGTCTATGTTTTCAACGCAGATCCATTGATCAAAGATATTATAGTTTATTGGACAAACCCTGTCTATGTTTTTCAACGCAGATCCATTGATCAAAGATAGTCATTGGACAAACCCTGTCTATAGTTTTTCAACGCAGATCCATTGATCAAAGATATTATAGTTTATTGGACAAACCCTGTCTGTGGTGAATGTTAGAGGTAGGGTCTAGCTCtaacatatagatactgtagtgAATGTTTTTGACAGGTCATGTGATACAGTTTATCCTAGAGAACAGCCAGCCGACCATCTGCACTACGGTCAGACAGGCTTCCGGTGTTTATTAAGACACCAGGGGTACGAGGTATCAAATCGGGATGGGAAATGTTCCCATTATCCCAACTATTTAAACGGGAGAAGATTTGAAACGATTTCTTAAAAATTAGTCACAGTAGCCATTATGAAAATGGCTCGTGTTGCCTGGAACAACAAATGAGCTGATTGGCTGGACATAAAACTAAAATGGATCTGTTAAACTGGTTTGTAAACTGCGCCATCTGTCTGTCTTATGGTGAAACCATTTCCCCTGAAAAACCCGAAATTAAGTTTTTCGTAGcgggttaggataattaacgtaggtTAAGAGACGGAGGTTTATTAAGGAAAATCACTTTGTATCGAAGTGTCCTATTTGACAGGCAGCTATGCTAACAGGCTAACCAGCTAACTTTCAGACAAACTTCATTAACAACGACGACAACAAACTTAACATTCACAAACAACTAACAAGTAACATTATAAAaggataaaaaaaaacacatataATTAACGTGGTGTCTGGAGACGGGCTTGTTTTCTTATAATAAACTTAAAATAAACTCACGCTGTGGCGCATCACTTGGAATGTCAGCCATGTTTATTGGGGCGCTGTGGATATTCGTCCGACTGAAATCACGTCTCATCTCAAAAAGGTTCCGCAGGAGCACTTCTTGACGAAACCAGAGACTAACCTATAAAAAAAATAGACACACTATAATAATTGTAAAACAGCCTGGTGATTGAACGGGTTACCAGGCCCATATTTTCaatatgctttaaaaaaaatccgTATAAGGGGGGATCCAGGCCTCcgtgcccgctatgggagcaccccaCTACGGGCCCAAATCAATGGGGGCTGTCCCTAGTGATTTatggagttttttttttttaatatccAGAAAAGTTGGGCCCATATTGCATTGTAGTCCGCACTACTATAAAATAGAGGAGGGTCGtctcattttttaaatatatatttttctttggggagggtagtgtgttttgtcTCCCTGGTTTACATCCACTCTCTTTGCTGGTTATACGTTCTTCCATCCACATCTGCTTCCATACCGGGAAAcactgctctcacacacacacacacacacacacgcacgcacgcacgcacgcacgcacacacacgcacacgcacacgcacacgcacgcacacgcacacgcacacgcacgcacgcacgcacgcacgcacacacacacacacacacacacacacacacacacacacacacacacacacacaccttcctgtctctctgggttaTGAAGCTATGACGGGCCCAACCCCTGCCATGTAAAACAGTTACCCTGGCAACCACCTGCCATTCGTCCCTGTCTCGCCCTGAGGCTGTTTGAGGAAGAGAACGAGACCTTCatccagaatgctgcagcccGCCCTGATGTTTAACCAGTTCTCCCATGTCactcccgctcctcctctctcctctcctcctctccctctcctctccctctcctctccctctcctctcctcctcctctcctatgtcctcctctcatctctcctctcctctcctctcctcctgtccttctctcatctcctcctctctcctcatctccccatcctcccctcctctctatccccttctctctcctccttccctcctctcttatctccttctctcctcctctcatctccctcctcctcctcctctcatctcctcctccctcctctcttatccccttcttcctcctcctctcttatctccttctctcctcctctcatctcctcttccctcctcctctcatctcctcctctcctcttatccccttcttccttctcctctcttattcctcttcctcctctcatctcctctcctccctcctctctcctctcctcctccctcctccctctgaccACCTGTGCAGGTGATGCCCTTTATATGATTACATTAAGATCCTTATAGATATTTACATTTATACCTCACTAAGTTATGTTATCATTTTATCTAAGGTTTATTTATAAAATCATATCATCTTGACATCCAGTGACAGTCACTTAAaataatagtgcatctaaaacttaggggggtggggtgagagggattacttaacctatcctaggtattccttaaagaggtggggtttcaggtgtctccggaaggtggtgattgactccgcttgCCTAAGGCCTGGAGCTTGTTCacccattgggggccagggcagccaACAGTTTTGACtcgggctgagcgggagctgtacttcctcagtggcaGGGGAGGCGCAGTTAGCTGATGGATGaaccagtgcccttgtttgggtgtagggcctggatcagagcctggaggtactgaggccGCTCCCTCACAGCTGTAAATatagcttcaactggaagccagtggagagaacggaggagcggggtgaaatgaacaccagacgggctacCATaaccagacgggagatgacaagtgcctggattagacctaatcctgtgtgaggcagggtaaTGCGGatatgttgtagagcatgaaaaaaaaaaaaatgatagggGTGCAGGTGATGCCCTctttgtcgaccgtgatggcgagatcatggaacgggcagtccttcccctgggaggaagagcagcagaTATAAACATATATAGATAGAATCATTTTAAAGTTAAATGTTTAGTTTTGTAATTTACTGGATTACAAAAGTaacattgaattgtgtttggtaaACAACAACTTAAATATCAACATTTTGAAGGAGATTTTTCTTCTGGGTGTGGATAATTCCATCTGAATTAAAACATCTAGGTTAAAGCATAAAGACTCAAATTAAATTACTTAAACTTTAAATACACTTTAAATAACTTAGCTTTGATTTTTTTGGTTGAGATGAAGATTTGAATCCCAACATATCAATGACTAATTTGGGAGACAAACGGGAATTAAATCCAGACTAAGTCTGACAAGTTGATATCAGGTTGCATTGACAACCAAAAACAATTCAAGATCACTGAAAAAAAATCCTTCCATTTGAAATCAACCAGAGCTTGAAACCCTTGAAACAGTTTGTGATGTCTAATTTCAGTTGAATTCTGGGTAAAGTAAAgcaatagctgttgatgactttgtAAATGCTGTAGATACAtcatctctccagtaggaggtgctgtagatagatcaactctccagtaggaggtgctgtaatGTAGCTACATCATCTCTCCAGTAGGAGAGCACCTCCTACAGCACCTCCTCCTGTAATGTTAAAtgcagtaggaggtgctgtagatacatcatctctccagttggaggtgctgtagatacatcatctctccagtaggaggtgcagTAGATACAtcatctctccagtaggaggtgctgtaatGTAGATAGATCATCTCtccagtaggagtgtgtgtgtcatagtgtgtgtgtgtgtgttacagtgtgtatgagtgtgtgtgtgtgtgttacagtgtgtgtgtgttacagtgtgtgtgtgttacagtgtgtgtgagtgtgtgtgtgttacagtgtgtgtgtgtgtgttacagtgtgtgtgtgttacagtgtgtgtgagtgtgtgtgtgttacagtgtgtgttacagtgtgtgtgagtgtgtgtgtgttacagtgtgtttgtgtgtgtgtgttacagtgtgttggtgcccCAGGCCTGTCTCTCGGAGGACAACTTGCTGCTGTCCCAGTCAGAGTTCAGACGCAGAAGTTTCCGGGAGGATGTGGAACACGTGTTGCCAGGGCAACCAGGTGAACACCACCTTCTCTGATCGCGTCGAGCAGATGGCCGAGGAGAGACTGCACACCTGGCTAAGGTGGGGTTTTatagaacacacactcacacacacacacacacacacacacacacacacacacacacacacacacacacacacacacacacacacacacacacacacacacacacacacacacacacacacacacacacacacacacagttgaagtcggaagtttacttacacttagcttggagtcattaaaacttgtttttcaaccactccacaaatgtcttgttaacaaactatagttttggcaagtcagtgaggacatctactttgtgcatgacacgagtcattttccaacaattgtttacagaccgattatttcactgtatcacaattccagtgggtcagaagtttacatacactatgttgactgtgcctttaaacagcttagaaaattccagaaaatgatgtcatggctttagaagcttctgataggctaattgagatcatttgagtcaataggaggtttacctgtggatgtatttcaaggcctgccttcaaactcagtgcctctttgcttgacatcactggaaaatcaaaaggaatcagccaagacctcagaaaacaaattgtagacctccacaagtctggttcatccttggaagcaattccAAACgccagcaaaggaccttgtgaagatgctggaggaaaccggtacaaaggtatctatatccacagtaaaacgagtcctatatcgacataatctgaaaggccactcagcaaggaagaagccacggctccaaaaccgccataaaaaagccagactacggtttgcaactgcacatggggaccaaGATCATACTTGaaacgtcctctggtctgatgaaacaaaaata comes from Oncorhynchus gorbuscha isolate QuinsamMale2020 ecotype Even-year unplaced genomic scaffold, OgorEven_v1.0 Un_scaffold_10911, whole genome shotgun sequence and encodes:
- the LOC124030367 gene encoding cytosolic Fe-S cluster assembly factor nubp1-like; this encodes MRRDFSRTNIHSAPINMADIPSDAPQHCPGTASEQAGKTSACQGCPNQNLCSSGATKAPDPAIEEIAEKMLTVKHKILVLSGKGGVGKSTFSAHLAHALASDPTKEVALQHLSPS